Sequence from the Prosthecobacter debontii genome:
TGCAACCAAAGGCTTGTTTTGCACATACCCATACAAATCAATTCCGCCAGCCTCCTGAATGGGATCCTCACTGATCCAGCGGCCAGTCACCGAGTCATAAGCACGGTAGGGAGCTAGGTGGAGATCACTTTTCTCATGGTAATAGTGACCCGTGTAACGGAAGTCCGAACTGTGCGGGTAAAGATAAAGCAGTCCCAGATAAGTGGCTGCCAGGTAGTTTTCTACGGCCAGACATTTGTCACTGCTGACCGCACCGATGCATACCACCACCTCGGCGATGTCGCCATTGAAGAAACCTTCGCCCACTCCGGCCTCCACCAGCAAACGGCCCAGGACATATTTGGGGGCATTCCATACTTCCGTGGAGCGAGTCACCGTGGCGCTTTGGCTTCTGCCGCTGCTGTTACGGTTATAAAGGGTCAATTCTGAGTCTCGCCTTTCCCTGTCACAGCTCTCCGAGCGGAGGACGCGTGCGATGCGTTTCCTGCTTAA
This genomic interval carries:
- a CDS encoding RHS repeat-associated core domain-containing protein produces the protein MTLYNRNSSGRSQSATVTRSTEVWNAPKYVLGRLLVEAGVGEGFFNGDIAEVVVCIGAVSSDKCLAVENYLAATYLGLLYLYPHSSDFRYTGHYYHEKSDLHLAPYRAYDSVTGRWISEDPIQEAGGIDLYGYVQNKPLVAIDELGLQTSVQTPAGTATLTTLAQYGMLDEAAGLAAAATMAADIERKKAQAQERAAYKKRCTEPNPKNLDPCATARWKLQRNKDCLRMRQEYSNKWYDAPDPSHQKEIDNLKIAIQALEEFIKINCPN